A region of the Geomonas subterranea genome:
TGGAAAACAAGGGGCTCAACGTCTTCAACTCGCGCTACGTACTGGCAAGCCCCGAAAGCGCCACCGACGACGACTACCAGGCCATCGAGGAGGTGATCGGCCACGAGTATTTCCACAACTGGACCGGCAACAGGATTACCTGCCGTGACTGGTTCCAGCTCTCGCTGAAGGAAGGGCTCACCATCTTCCGCGACCAGGAGTTCTCCGCCGACATGCAGTCGCGCCCGGTCAAAAGGATCGCCGACGTGCGGAGCCTGCGCAGCGCGCAGTTCTCCGAGGACGCCGGCCCCCTGGCCCATCCGGTGCGCCCCGAATCCTACGTTGAGATCAACAACTTCTACAGCATGACCGTGTATCACAAGGGAGGCGAGGTGATCCGGATGCTGCAGACCCTTCTGGGGCGCGAGGCCTTCCGGGCAGGCATGGACCTGTACTTCGAGCGCCACGACGGGCAGGCGGTGCGGGTGGACGAGTTCGTCCAGGCGATGGCGGACGCCGGCAAGCGCGACCTCTCCCAGTTCATGCTCTGGTACGATCAGGCGGGGACCCCGGTTTTGACGGTCAGCGACGATTACCGCCCCGACGGGAGCTACACCCTGACCGTGACCCAGAGCTGCCCGCCGACTCCGGGCCAGCCGGAGAAGAAGCCTTTCCACATCCCGCTCGCCATGGGGCTTTTGGACCGGGAAGGAAACGAGCTGCCGCTCAAGCTTTCGTGGGAGTCGGAACCGGCGGGGAAAACGCGGGTCCTCGAGCTGAGACGGGAGACGGAAACCTTCACCTTCGTCGGACTCAAGGATCGCCCCGTGCCGTCGCTTTTACGCAACTTCAGCGCCCCGGTGAAGCTGGTGTGCCCGTACAGCGACGATGACCTCACCCTGCTGATGACTAACGACAGCGATCCCTTCGTGCGCTGGGAGGCGGGACAGATCCAGGCGGTGAAGCTGATCATGGAGCTGATCGCCGACATCCGGGGGGGGCGGGAAGCGCAGGTGCCGGAGCGCTTCATCGAGTCCTTCAGAAGGCTCCTTTCCGACGACCGCCAGGACCGTGCCTTCCTGGCCGAGACGCTCGCCCTCCCCACCGAGAGCTACCTCGCCGAGCAGATGGCGGTGATCGACCCCGACGCGATTCACCAGGCGCGGGAGCTGGTGCGGGCCGCGGTAGGGCAGAGGCTCGGCGCGGAGCTCGCCGCCGTGCGGAAAGCCTGCGCCCCCAAGGCCCCCTACCGCCCCGACGACGGGCTCGCCGGCTGCCGCAGGCTCAAAAACCTCTCCCTTTCCTACCTGATGGCGGCGGGGGGGCAGGAAGCCATCGACGCCTGCATTGCCCAGTTCAAAAGCGCGGACAACATGACCGACAGCCTGGGAGCCCTCTCCCCGCTGGCCAACTGCGCCTGCCCCGAGCGCGAGGAGGCGTTCGCTTCCTTCTACCAGTGCTGGCGCGGCGACCGCGGCGTGATCGACAAGTGGTTCTCCCTGCAGGCCTCTTCGCGTCTGCCCGACACGATGGACCGGGTGCTGGCGCTTTTGGAGCACCCCGACTTCGACGTCCGCAACCCGAACCGGGTCCGCTCGCTGGTGGGTGCCTTCAGCCAGGGGAACCAGGTTCGTTTCCACGACGTGAGCGGCAGGGGATACCGCTTCCTTGGCGACCAGATCCTGCGTCTGAACGGGATCAACCCGCAGATCGCCGCCCGTATGCTCACCCCTTTCAGCCGCTGGCGCCGCTTCGACCCGGCACGCCAACAGCTCATGAAAAAGGAACTGGAGCGCATCCTGGCCGAGCCCGGCCTGGCGCGGGACGTCTACGAACTGGCGGCCAAGAGCCTGTAGCGGCTGATGCGCCGAGCGACAAAAAAAGCGTCGTCCCTGGATGGGGCGACGCTTTTTTGTCATTTCTGGGGAACGCGGGGCGGGAGGGAGAGCTACAGCCAGCGCTTGTTTTTGAAATAGACCAGCATCCCCCCGGCCAGCACGAGGCAGATGACGAACACGACCGGATAGCCATAGCTCCACTCCAGCTCGGGCATGTGCTTGAAGTTCATGCCGTACCACCCCACGACGAAGGAAAGGGGCATGAAGATGGTCGCGATGATGGTGAGGACCTTCATCACCTCGTTGAGACGGTTGGAGACGCTGGAAAGGTAGATGTCCAGCATGCCCGAGAGCATCTCGCGCAGGGTCTCCAGGGTGTCGAGCACCTGGACGGTGTGGTCGTAGAGGTCGCGCAGGTAGATGACCGTGGTGTCGCGGATCAACTGTGAATCGCGGCGCTGCAGGCTGCTCGCCACCTCGCGCAGCGGCCAGAACGCCTTGTGCAGGAAGAGCATCTGACGCTTGAGCCGGTAGATAGTCTGGACGGTCGCCGTGGTGGGGTTGTCGATCAGTTCGTCCTCGACGTCCTCGATCCGGTCCGCGAGCTTCTCGAGGATCAGGAAGTAGTGGTCCACGATCACGTCCAAAAGGGCGTGCAGCAGGAAGTCCGGCCCCATCGCCCGCAGCCGCGCCTTCTCGTTGACCAGCCGGGCGCGCACCTGTTCGAACACATCCCCTTCGAGCCCCTCCTGGAACGAGATGAGGTAATTCTGTCCCAGCACCAGGCTCACCTGCTCGCTCTTGATCTCCCCCGTCCCGTCATCGACCCCCAGCATCTTGAGCACCACGTAGAGGTATTCCCCGTAGTCGGCCGCCTTGGGGCGCTGGTCCGTGGCCAGTATGTCCTCGAGGACCAGCGGGTGGATCCCGTAGCAGCTTCCGAAATGTCGCAGTACCTCGACGTCCGAGAGCCCCTCCACGTTGATCCAGGTGACCCCGGGGATACCTTTTTTGATCAGGCACTCGTCCAGCGCGGTGACCGGGCGCTTTTCCAGGCGGGTCTCGTCGTACTGCACCAGATCGACCCTGGTCGCGCCCCCCTTGTCACGCCCCATGTGGATCAACGTGCCGGGGGCAAGCCCTGCCTTTTTAGAGCGGTGCTTTATCGATGTCATGACACTCCTGAAACGGCAGAAGCCGTTCTACGTTCTACGTTCAAAGTCAAAGTTTGCAGCGAGGCCAGTCCCATCCCTCTCCCTCTGGGAGAGGGTGCCCGTAGGGCGGGTGAGGGAGGGGGGACAAGCGTCACCTGCCGGATTAGCTGCGCCCTCACCCGGAGCTCATCCTGGATCAGAGAAGACTTAAGGGTGGAGGCCGGCCAGCGTCATGATCCGGTCCCACTCTTCCTTGCGCACCGGCTGCACCGACAGGCGGCTGCGGTTCAGTAGCGCCATCTCCGAGAGTTCGGGGATAGTCTTCAGTTCAGAAAGGGTAACGGGCCGCGGCAACTCACGCACGAACCGCACATCCACCATGTACCAGGTTGGCTTCTCCGGCGTGCTCTTGGGATCGAAGTACTTGCTGTTCGGGTCGAAGGAGGTGAAGTCGGGGTAGCCCCCCCTGACCACCTCCGCGATCCCCACCACCCCGGGCTCCGTGACGTTACTGTGATAGAAGAGCACCCGGTCGCCGACCTGGATCTGGTCACGCAGGAAGTTACGCGCCTGGAAGTTCCGGACGCCGTCCCAGTGCTCCGTGGCACCGGGACGGTTCTTGAGGTCATCGAGGGAGAAGCTGGTGGGTTCGCTCTTGAAGAGCCAGTAGTTGGGCATGTTGCTTTCCTTTCTCATCGTCTCTAGGTGGCGAGGGGGGGGAGGGGACTGCCTGTAGGGGCGAATAATCATTCGCCCAGCCCGGCGTGCCCCTCCTCTAATGCCCGCAACCACGCAACGGGCGGCAGCATCGGGCGAATAATTATTCGCCCCTACGGGTGTCCGTGTTTCTTGCGTTTCAACAGTTTCAACAGCTCATCCGCCGTAAGCGTATTGAGCACGTCCTCCCGCTCCAGCCATCCACGCTGGGCGACCGCGATGCCCCAGGGGAGGGTATCGAACTGGAGCTTCGCGTGGGTGTCCGTGTTGATCGCGATCTTCACCCCCAGCTCCTTGGCGCGGCGCACGTAGCGGTCCTCCAGGTCGAGACGCAGCGGGTAGGAGTTGATCTCCAGCGCCGTCCCGGTTTCCCTGGCAACCTGGAGCACCTCCTCCATGTCCAGCTGGTACCCCTCCCGCTCTCCGATGATGCGTCCGGTGGGATGCGCGATGATGTGCACGTAGGGGTTCCTCATGGCGGCCACGATGCGCGCGGTCATGACTTCCCTGGAGTTGTTGAAACCGGAGTGGATGGATGCTACCACCACGTCGAGTTCCTTGAGCACCTCGTCCGGGAAATCCAGCGTCCCGTCGCCGTGGATGTCCATCTCGGTGCCGTGCAGCAACCGGAACCCCTTCAGATCGCGGTTCAACTCACGGATCTCCTCCTGCTGCTCGCGGAGCCGCTCCACGGTCAGGCCGCGGGCCACCCCGAGCCCCTGGGAATGATCAGTCACCGCGATGTACGAAAGCCCCCGCAGCCGGGCCGCCTCCGCCAGCTCCGCGATGGCATGGGCGCCGTCGCTCCAGCGGGAATGGACGTGCAGGTCACCGGTTATCTGCTCCCTGGTGATCAGCTGCGGCAGTTTCCCGGCCTGCGCCGCCTCGATCTCGCCGCGGTCTTCACGCAGCACCGGCGGCACGAAGGGAAGCTCCAGCAGACGATAGACGTCCTCCTCGTTCTCCCCTCCCAGGCGCACGTTGTCCTCCTCGCGGAAGATACCGTACTCGTTGATCTTCAGTCCCCGTTTCTGCGCCATCTCCCGCAACCGGACGTTGTGGGCCTGGCTTCCGGTCAGGTAGGCGAGCGCGGCGCCGTAGGAGAGAGGCTCCACCACGCGCAGATCGACCTGCACCCCTTCCCGGATGGTCACGCTGGCCCTGGTCGGGCCGCGCATGATGACGTCGTGCACCTGGGCCAGGTTCAGGAAGGCCTCCATGACGCCCGCCGGATCGGGAGAGGTCGCCACGATGTCGATGTCCTTGATGCTGTCGCGCCGGCGCCTGATGCTCCCCGCCACCTCGATCCGCTCCAGCGGCGCCTGCTGCTTGAGCGCCGCCACCAGCTCTTCCGCTGCCGGGAGCATACGTCCCAGCGGTTGCCGCTCCCGGCCCCGCTTGACCGCCTGGATTCCCTTGAGGATGTTCTCCTCGGTCTTTTCCTTGATCCCCTTGATGCCGATCAGCCGGTGTTCCTGTGCCGCCCGCTCCAGCTCCTCGAGGCTGCTGATGCGCAACGCCTCGTATATCGCCTTCGCGGTCTTCGGCCCCAGGTCGGGCACGGCCAGCATGGTGAAGACGCCGGCCGGAACCTCCTTTTTCAGCTCCTCGAAGTGCGCCGTGGTTCCGGTTTGCAGATATTCCTCGATACGTGCGGCCAAGTCCGCACCCACCCCCGGAATCTCCAGGAGCTCCTTGTGCGACATCTGGGCCAGATCACGGTTCAGCCCGTCCAGGTTGAGCGCCGCCCGGCGGTAGGCCCTGATCTTGAAGATGTTGTCCTGCCGGATCTCCATGATGTTCGCGATCTCTTCGAACATCCGGGCTATCTCTCGGTTCTTCATAGAATCCCCCGGCACCCACCGAGTTCTATGCTCTACGTTCTACGTTAAAACCCGTGCCGATCCTTGGTAAAAGTCCCCCTTTGGCAAAGGGGGATTTAGGGGAATTTGCCCTCACTTCCCGGCCTGGTCCCCCCAGAGTTCCTTGAGCCGGTGATCACGGCCGCAGCTCAAGCGGTAGTAAGAATACCGCAGAGGATTCTTCTTGTAGTAATGCTGGTGATATTCTTCGGCCGGGTAGAACTCGGTCGCCGCAACGATCTCGGTCTGGATGGGCGCCTTCAACTGCCTGCTCTTCTCCAGTGCCTGTTTGGACTGCAGGGCCAGGCGTTTCTGCTCCTCGTTGTGATAGAAAATGGCGCTCCGGTACTGGTGCCCGACGTCGCAGAACTGGCGATCTTTCACGGTCGGGTCGATGTTGTGCCAGTAATGGCTGAGCAGCTTGTCATAGCTGATCTTCGCCGGATCGTAGAGCACCTGCACCGATTCCGCGTGGCCGGTGCCCCCTGCGGATACCTCTTCGTAGGTCGGGTTCTTCACCTGGCCGCCGGTATAGCCGGACGTCACCGAGACCACCCCCGGCAACTCGTCGAAGGGATGCTCCATGCACCAGAAGCAGCCGCCGGCAAAAGTGGCCTTCTGCAACTGCGCAGCCGACGAGGAACCTGCCAACGCCAGGATGAGCAGAATGGCGCTCGCCAACAATATCGGACCTCTCATGTCAATGCCTCCCCCAAAACCACACCTGCCTCAGCGCAAAGACGGGGAGGCACGGCCCAAGACAAGCAGTCGAAGAGTCTTTGGCAGCTTCCTTTGCACCTCCGCGGCTTGGCGCCTTTGCGTTAGAGCCTTCGGTTTCTCTCTCAGTTTCCCCATTTGCTATCTTACTTGGTGGCCACGAACTGTAGGGCCGCGGAGTTCATGCAGTAGCGCAGCCCCGTCGGTTTGGGACCGTCGTTGAATACGTGTCCCAAATGCCCACCGCAGCGACGGCACAGCACCTCGGTCCGCGTGCTGAAGAAACTGCGGTCGGTTTCGGTCTTCACGTTTTCCTTCACTATCGGCTGGGTGAAGCTGGGCCAACCGGTGCCCGACTCAAACTTGTCCTCTGACTTGAACAGGTCCAGCCCGCACCCGGCGCAGCGGTAGATGCCGTGATCGTGGGTCGCAGCGTACTTGCCGGTAAAGGCCCGCTCGGTCCCCTTTTCCCGAAGGATATGGTACTGCTCCGGGGTGAGTATCTTCTTCCACTCCGCGTTCGTCTTCACTACCTCGTCGGACATGATATAGCTCCCCTTTTCCGCCGAATACACCTTGATACGGGAAGCGGCGTCAGCTTCGATACCAATGGCCGCCGCTACAAAGCATAATAGACCGAGGATGAATTTCGCATTCCTCATGACGTTATCTCCTGCAGGTTATTGAAACATCTCCTCTTGCACAGCCCTTAGGATAACACAGGGGGCGGAATATTGCATGACGGGCTCCTACTGAAGAAAGCGGTGGAAGTGCCGAAAAGTTATCATCCCCTTTTTGGCTTGAATGGGGGCGACTTATCCTTAATAATAGTTGACGTTGCGAGCAACACTTCGGAGGGTACATGAAGGCACTTATTGCAGTCCTGATGTTTTTTATGAGTGCGACGGCCGTTTCCGCCGAGTTCTACACCTGGAAGGATGGCAGCGGGACCAGGTTCTACACCAACAGCCTGAACGAGATTCCCGCCCGGTACCTGAAAAAGGCCCGGGTCCTCGATGTGGCGACCGGCAAGCTGGGAGGATTGGCAACGGCACAGCCGGCCACTCCTGCGGCATCGGCCGCGCCAGCGCGAGGCGCCGCTCCCGCGCCGGCCACTCAACCGCTACTGGTGCAACAAGCCCCGGGTCAGCCGGGAGAAACGGCGCCGGCAGAACCGGCACAGCCGGGTCCGGCCGGCGTGGCGGGCGCTGCAGGTGCTCCCGTAACCGCCCCCCCCCCGACCGCGCCAGTCGTTGCACCCGCTCCCACCGCACAAAACCCGACCCGCCCCGCAGGGAGAATGTCCCGCAGGGAACTGAGGGCACTAGGGAGGCGCAGCAACAATACCGGCGAGGAGTAAGCCGCCGGCAAGGAGCCCTGATGAAAACAGCAACCGTGATGTTCCTTCTGCTGTCACTGGCCGGCACAGCCGGCGCGGACGACCTCGTTTGCCGGGGAAACATCGTCAGCACCCAGGGTGAAGGGATCGTGGCGCGCAAGCACCGCTTCGAGGTCGCCGACGTCACCGGGAGCGACATACAGGACGTCCTGGAAAAGTGCAGGAGGATCGCACTGGAGCGACAGGCACGGGCGGCCCGGAAGAATCCCGGCGGCAACTTCACGTCTGTCTCCGAGGTGGAGTTGCGGTGCGCCAAAGGGACCGAACGGATCGAGGTGCGCCGCAGACTGCAGACCAGGTAGCGGCAACGCGAAAGGAGAACCATCACAAGAGAAGCCCCCCGGGCTTCTCTTTTTTTAATTGTGATACTATTTAGTCTTAATTTGAATTTCCACCCACGTTGTGCCGATAAGAATGCGGGGTGCGTTTCCCGCCGCTCCGCCAGATCCCCACGATATAGACGACTTACCTTCTGATAGCACGCTGCACCAGGCAAAATCCAAAGCTGCACCATAGGAGAACAGGATGAACATTCATGAGTATCAGGCCAAGGAGATACTGAATTCATTCGGCATCCCCATCCCCCGTGGTCGCGTTGCGCTCACCGCCGACCAGGTGGAGCGGGCGGCCAAGGAGATGGGGGGGCGCTGCGTGGTGAAGGCGCAGATCTACGCCGGCGGCCGCGGCAAGGCTGGCGGCGTCAAGCTCGTGCACCATCCGGAGCAGGCCCAGGAATACGCGAAGGAACTGTTCGGCAAGACCCTGGTGACCCCGCAGACCGGCCCGGAAGGGCTCAAGGTGCGGCGCATCCTGGTGGAGGAGGCGGTCGAAATCGCCCGCGAGTTCTACCTCTCCATCACATTGGACCGGAGCACGTCCCGCTACGTCCTGATCGCCTCCGCTGAAGGGGGGATGGAGATCGAGGAGGTCGCGTCGAGGACGCCGGAAAAGATCCATACGCTGGCCATCGACCCCTTCCTGGGGCTCAGATCGTACCAGGCGCGGCAGATCGCCCTGCAGTTGGGTCTCTCCGGGAGCGTCTGCGAGGACTGCGTCAACCTGATCCAGAACCTGTACCGGGTCTGCCTGGAGAAGGACTGCGCGCTGGTGGAGATCAACCCCCTCGTGGTGACCAGGGCCGGCTGGCTCATGGCCATGGACGCCAAGATCACCTTTGACGACAACGCCATCTTCAGACATCGCGAATACCCGGACATGATGGACTACTCCCAGCTCGACCCGCTCGAGATCAACGCCGGGAAATACGACCTCGCCTACATCAAGCTCTCCGGCTCCATCGGCTGCCTGGTCAACGGCGCCGGCCTCGCCATGGCGACCCTGGACGTGCTCAAGGAGTACGGCGGCGAACCTGCCAACTTCCTTGACGTCGGAGGCGGTGCGACGCGCGAGAAGGTGGCCGAGGCCTTCAAAATCATCCTGCAGGACGCGGATGTGAAGGGGATCTTCGTCAACATCTTCGGCGGCATCATGCGCTGCGACGTGATCGCCCACGGCATCATCGAGGCGGCAAGTGAAGTGAACTGCACCCTCCCGATCGTGGTGCGCATGGACGGCAGCCAGGTCGAGGAAGGGAAACGGCTCCTCACCGAGAGCGGCCTGAACGTCCAGTGCAGCGACAACCTGGGGGACGCCGCCTCGAAGATCGTCGGTATGCTGGGATAGCACTCCCCCTCCCTTGACGGGAGGGGGTCGGGGGGTGGGTGAAGCAACAGTCGGAGTGCACTGTGGCGTCCTTCCCCACCCCCTACCCTCCCGCAAGGGGAGGGGATCATATTCGGGAGACAAGTTATGTCCATACTGATCAACAATGCATCCAGGATAGTGGTCCAGGGGATTACCGGCCGCAGCGGCCTCTTTCACACCCAGCAGTGCCGCGAGTACGGCAGCAACATCGTTGCTGGCGTGACACCAGGCAAGGGTGGCATCCACATCGAGGGGATACCGGTCTTCAACACCGTGGCCGAGGCGGTGAAGTACACCAACGCCAACGTCTCCATGATTTTCGTGCCGCCGCCGGGGGCTGCCGACGCCATCCTCGAGTCGGCTGCGGCCGGTCTCGAACTCGCCGTCTGCATCACGGAGGGGATCCCGGTGCGGGACATGGTCCCGGTGAAGGCGGTACTCAAGCAGAGCAAGATGCGTCTGGTAGGACCCAACTGCCCCGGCGTGATCACGCCGGGCGAGTGCAAGATCGGCATCATGCCCGGGCACATCCACAAGCCCGGCAAGATCGGCGTTGTCTCGCGCTCCGGCACCCTCACCTATGAGGCGGTGAAGCAGCTCACCGACGTGGGGCTCGGACAGTCCACCTGCGTCGGGATCGGCGGCGACCCGATCATCGGCATGAACTTCATCGACGTGCTCAAGCTCTTCAACGAAGACCCGGGAACGGAAGGGGTATTCATGATCGGCGAAATCGGAGGATCCGCCGAGGAAGACGCCGCGCACTGGATCGAGGAGCACATGAAAAAACCGGTGGCGGCGTTCATAGCGGGGGTCACCGCGCCGCCGGGCAAGAGGATGGGGCATGCCGGCGCCATCATCACCGGGGGGAAGGGGAAGGCGGAAGACAAGATCCGCACCCTCACCGAGTGCGGCGTCACCGTCGCTTCCAGCCCCACCAAGATGGGGGAGGCGATGCAGGCCGCCCTCGCCGCCAAGGGAAACGGCAAAAAGAAGTGATCCTGCCTGGCGCAGCGTTAAAAAGGGCACCTCCCGGATGGGGGGTGCCCTTTGCTTTGCCTACGCGGCATCTTCCGCCGGATGCGCACATCGTCAACAACATCCCTCACCCGCCCTTCGGGCACCCTCTCCCAGGGGGAGAGGGGACCAGGGGAGGACCTTCGTTAACTCCCGCCCTTTAGGCACCCTCTCCCAGAGGGAGAGGGACCAGGGGGAGGTTCTCCGCTAACTTTCTTCGCCAAGCCTCGCCGCCAGGGGCGAAACCTTGCCCACTGGTATCCGGTCCTCGCACGGAACCTTGGTCTGGCACAGGCCGCAGCCCGTGCAGTGTACCCCGTACCGTTCGCCGACGGCGGCGGGAACCGCTCCATAGACATAGCCGCGGCAGATCCCTTTGTCGTGCCCCTCCCTTGACAGGGCGCCGACCGGACAGCGCCCGATGCACGCTCCGCAGCTCCCCTCCCGATACCAGAGACAGTTGGACCTGTGGTCACTCCAGGGCCGCTTGGACGGCTCGATGGCGAGGTCGGTGACGACACTCCCCAGGCGATGCGCGATCCCGCGCGGCGTGATGAGGGCATCGTTGAGGCTGAAAGTTCCCAGGCCGGCGGCGTAGGCGGCGTGACGCTCGGACCAGGAAGACGCGATCCCGACCGGGGAATCCGGGTACTCACGCCACGCCGGATGCAGCTGTGGAGCGAAGGCGTGATGCCCCGCATCGACCAGGAACCGAACCACCTGGCGGCGCAGGGCCGCGTTGAACGCTTCCCCGTGCTCCCTGGTGAGCGCCCACGCGCGGGAGGGATAGGTCGTCTCGGCGCGGTTGCCGCGTCGGGTCTCTTCAGAGATGGGCAGAGCCCAGCAGATAACGGTGGCAGGCTGCCAGGGCGGGGTTTCTTCCCGCGCCAGTTCCGTCGGGGTGAGATGGAACGAGCCGATCACCGCCTTGTACTGTGTGAAAAGCGGATCATCCGCTGCCGCGAACCCGATCAAAGGCTCAGCGAAATATGGTGCATCGTCTCCCGGGAACCGGTTGCCCCGCTCCTCTCCCACAAAGCTCATGATCATCCGGCAAAGCGTGTCTCTCATCCGTGGCACCTCCTGGAAAAAGAAAAACGGCAATTAACATACCACGTTCTAGGGCGGCGGCCACTTTTTATTGTCAGTACGGGGAGCCGTCCGGTCGAGGCGGCGGCCCTGAATCACATTATTTTCCTCAAATTCGGCACCTTTTGTTTACAGCCCGTCTCAAGTACATACCACTCATCCCGATAAGGGAACTGCATGACTGAAACATCGTTCGGCGGAAGCGGCTATCTGCCGCAGCATCGGCAAGGAGAAGGAAATGAAGGAAATCCTGAATATTTACCTCAACCTCACCATCAAGTTTAGGCTCAGCCTGCTGTGCATCTGCTACAGCCTCTGTCTGGTTGCCACAGCGATTGCCGCCCAAGCCGACTCCCTGCTGATCAAGTATGGCTCCCTCGCCCTCTTCATCCTCCTGGGCGGCATCTTCGGAGCGATTAACATCTGGTCCATCAGGACACCGCTGGTGCGGACCATGAGATACCTGGAGACCATGGCGCAGGGGGACCTGAGCGAAGAGATCGTGGTCAACCGCCGCAACGAGATCAGCGACATGCTGAGGGCCCTGCAGAAACTGCAGGCTTCCATGCGGGGGATGATCCAGGGGATCCAGCAGACCGCAGACGAACTAGCCAGCGCATCCAGTCAACTGAGCAATACCTCGCTCAGGATGGCGGAGGGGACGGTGCACGCTTCGGAGCAGTCCAGCTCCGTCTCCAGCGCCGTCGGAGAGATGGCTGGCGTCAGCAGCGACATCGCGCTCAGCTGCCAAAAGATGGCCGACCGGGCGGGAAGCACCAGCACCGCGACCAGCAAGGGGGAAGAGACCATCACGCGCATGACATCGGTGATGGGAGAGATCGAGCAGATGGTGTCGGGCACGGTCGACGCCGTCAAGGCCCTGGGCGCCAACTCGGACAAGATCGGAAACATCGTGGTCGCCATCGAAGACATCGCCGACCAGACCAACCTCCTGGCGCTCAATGCCGCCATCGAGGCCGCGCGGGCCGGCGAACAGGGACGCGGCTTCGCGGTGGTCGCCGACGAGGTCAGGAGGCTGGCGGAACGCACCACCTCGTCCACCCGCGAAGTGCAGTCGATAATCGCGTCGTTGCAGGGGGATGTGAAAAACGTGGTGGCGCTGATGGAGCGCAGCGCAACCAGTGTCAGAAGCGGCACCGACGACGTACAGCATTCCAGCCACGCCATCGGGACCATCAAGGAACATATCACCCCGCTCTTGGAGTACGTCTCGCAGGTTGCCACCGCGGCCGAACAGCAGTCCGCGACCACCACCAACATCTCCGAGAGCATGCGCCAGATCATCGGGGTGGTGCAGGAAACGGCGGGGGGCGCGCAGGAATCCGCCCGGGCCGCGGAGGATCTCGCCAACTCGGCGCGGTCGCTGCAAAACATGGTGAACCAGTTCAAGGTCGCGGCGTAAAGGCGGGAGTCGTTTAACAGGGATGAAGGGGATGAAAGGGATGAAAGCCCGTTGCTTCGGCTTTCCCCTCTATCCCCTTCATCCCTGTTGGAATCAGACGTGGAATTTGCGGGCGAGATCGTTGTCGATGACGTAAACGCAGATTTCCTTGGCGCACTGCTTGGTGTACTTGAACTTCTCTGAACTGAGGTTGTTGATCAGGAAGGTGACGTCATCCCTGATCCGCTTGTCGTAGGTCTTGAAGGTTTCGGTGTCGAAATCCTTGATGGCACGACGGAAGTTGGCGTTCTCCAGGAACGGCTCCAGAACTTTCTCCTTCAGATTGAAGACGTAACGGTCGTGCAGCGACTGGAACAGCGCGGTATCCTGCGCCCGTTTCCCCTCCACCATGATCTCCTGGGTCAACGTCCTGCCGGTGTACTCGCGCTGGGTCTCCTGCCTGAAAGCGAACCGCGCCTCGTCCTCCACCTTGGCGCCCAGCAGGCGCCGCTCGATCCCCGCCAGAAACTCCTCGGTGATTTCCAGCTTCTCCCCGGTGAACCGGCAGACCTCGACCGCGCCTGGCTCGAAGTTGACCGCGAACATGTAGTGCAGGATGTCGCGCTCGATCTGGGCCTCGTTGTAGTAGTAGAGCGCCTCCTTCACCTCCTGGAGCACCACGTAGTCGTAGTTGTGCACCAGCGATTCCATGAACCCGTCCGGGATCGACTCCTTCAGCTCTTTGTGCCAGCGGGTGAAGAACGTGGACAGGTTGTTCATCGTGATCATCTTGTCCTTTCTGGCATAGGCCGAGTAGAAGTCGGAGAAGATCTTGATCGACTCGCGCCCCGAGAAGCCGTGGTCCCCTTCATGCTCGCTCTCGGCGATGATTTTCTTCCTCCGCTTCGCGTTCAGCCGCTTCCTGTCCTCCTCGGAGAGCCACTCGGGGATGTGCCCGGTATAGATCTCCATCTTCAGGATCTGCAGGTTCTCGTCGCAGTAGAGCCGGTACTT
Encoded here:
- the pepN gene encoding aminopeptidase N is translated as MSHCQHQTIHQKDYKVPDYLIDTVELAFDLDPEDTRVVSRLAVRSNHDRGEGVRPLVLDGEELTLLSLKLDGAELEEGAYRVDENSLVLAAPPGEFLLEIETRVHPKKNSALSGLYASGPMLCTQCEAEGFRRITYFTDRPDVMAVYTVTLRGDKAACPVLLANGNLVEKGDLPDGRHFAVWHDPFKKPSYLFAVVAGDLVHIADRFTTMSGREVRLEIYVEERNRDKCEHALRSLMSAMRWDEEQFGREYDLDTYMVVAVDDFNMGAMENKGLNVFNSRYVLASPESATDDDYQAIEEVIGHEYFHNWTGNRITCRDWFQLSLKEGLTIFRDQEFSADMQSRPVKRIADVRSLRSAQFSEDAGPLAHPVRPESYVEINNFYSMTVYHKGGEVIRMLQTLLGREAFRAGMDLYFERHDGQAVRVDEFVQAMADAGKRDLSQFMLWYDQAGTPVLTVSDDYRPDGSYTLTVTQSCPPTPGQPEKKPFHIPLAMGLLDREGNELPLKLSWESEPAGKTRVLELRRETETFTFVGLKDRPVPSLLRNFSAPVKLVCPYSDDDLTLLMTNDSDPFVRWEAGQIQAVKLIMELIADIRGGREAQVPERFIESFRRLLSDDRQDRAFLAETLALPTESYLAEQMAVIDPDAIHQARELVRAAVGQRLGAELAAVRKACAPKAPYRPDDGLAGCRRLKNLSLSYLMAAGGQEAIDACIAQFKSADNMTDSLGALSPLANCACPEREEAFASFYQCWRGDRGVIDKWFSLQASSRLPDTMDRVLALLEHPDFDVRNPNRVRSLVGAFSQGNQVRFHDVSGRGYRFLGDQILRLNGINPQIAARMLTPFSRWRRFDPARQQLMKKELERILAEPGLARDVYELAAKSL
- the corA gene encoding magnesium/cobalt transporter CorA → MTSIKHRSKKAGLAPGTLIHMGRDKGGATRVDLVQYDETRLEKRPVTALDECLIKKGIPGVTWINVEGLSDVEVLRHFGSCYGIHPLVLEDILATDQRPKAADYGEYLYVVLKMLGVDDGTGEIKSEQVSLVLGQNYLISFQEGLEGDVFEQVRARLVNEKARLRAMGPDFLLHALLDVIVDHYFLILEKLADRIEDVEDELIDNPTTATVQTIYRLKRQMLFLHKAFWPLREVASSLQRRDSQLIRDTTVIYLRDLYDHTVQVLDTLETLREMLSGMLDIYLSSVSNRLNEVMKVLTIIATIFMPLSFVVGWYGMNFKHMPELEWSYGYPVVFVICLVLAGGMLVYFKNKRWL
- a CDS encoding EVE domain-containing protein, which gives rise to MPNYWLFKSEPTSFSLDDLKNRPGATEHWDGVRNFQARNFLRDQIQVGDRVLFYHSNVTEPGVVGIAEVVRGGYPDFTSFDPNSKYFDPKSTPEKPTWYMVDVRFVRELPRPVTLSELKTIPELSEMALLNRSRLSVQPVRKEEWDRIMTLAGLHP
- the polX gene encoding DNA polymerase/3'-5' exonuclease PolX, with the translated sequence MKNREIARMFEEIANIMEIRQDNIFKIRAYRRAALNLDGLNRDLAQMSHKELLEIPGVGADLAARIEEYLQTGTTAHFEELKKEVPAGVFTMLAVPDLGPKTAKAIYEALRISSLEELERAAQEHRLIGIKGIKEKTEENILKGIQAVKRGRERQPLGRMLPAAEELVAALKQQAPLERIEVAGSIRRRRDSIKDIDIVATSPDPAGVMEAFLNLAQVHDVIMRGPTRASVTIREGVQVDLRVVEPLSYGAALAYLTGSQAHNVRLREMAQKRGLKINEYGIFREEDNVRLGGENEEDVYRLLELPFVPPVLREDRGEIEAAQAGKLPQLITREQITGDLHVHSRWSDGAHAIAELAEAARLRGLSYIAVTDHSQGLGVARGLTVERLREQQEEIRELNRDLKGFRLLHGTEMDIHGDGTLDFPDEVLKELDVVVASIHSGFNNSREVMTARIVAAMRNPYVHIIAHPTGRIIGEREGYQLDMEEVLQVARETGTALEINSYPLRLDLEDRYVRRAKELGVKIAINTDTHAKLQFDTLPWGIAVAQRGWLEREDVLNTLTADELLKLLKRKKHGHP